From Corynebacterium aquatimens:
GAACCAACGAGATCAAGCGCCTCATTAATCCGGCGCATGGGAACAGTGAAGTCCTTCGCCAGCTTTCCCTTTTTCTCTCCCTCGCCCAGCAACTTATCAAGCGCCAGCCCAAATGACTCAAGCGCGTCGTCCAACGCTTCTAACGCGATGAATGCGTCAGTACGCGCTGACCGCATACGGGCAAGACGGTCGGCTTCTTCCTTTTGAAGCTCGCGCGCACGACGGCGGGCTTGTGCTCTTCTGTCTTTAGTCACCATGCCCAAAGAAAAACACCGCGCAGAAACAAAGTTAAGACGCTACCCCCACAACAAGCGCTAACACTCACTAATTTCCATCTGGACGGTGTATATCAACGGAGGATGTGGCCAGTCCTATGCTGTTTCTGAACTGCTCAGGTTCAGCATAAACCGGTAGAAGACAAGCGTCGAAAAACTTCGCTCCATCAAGTACCGCGCCCCGAAAATCAACCTCGCTAAGGAATGCGCCTTCAAAGTCTGCATCAATTAGGTTCGCATTCCTCATGTTAGACCACGCCAGCATTGCTCCTCGGAAGGAGCATCCCTGGCACTGGGAGCCTTCAAAATCAGCGGCGGATAAATCATAGTTTGAGAAATCTTTACCCCTCAGGTCTTTTCCTCGTAATTCTCGACGAGAGGATTCAGACATTTCTCTGTACATCGAGCACCTACTTCAGCTGAGGAGAATTGATTACCCAGTCAGGACAGCGTCCCTCTACCCATGGGCAGTATGTTGTTACAACACCATATG
This genomic window contains:
- a CDS encoding pentapeptide repeat-containing protein; amino-acid sequence: MYREMSESSRRELRGKDLRGKDFSNYDLSAADFEGSQCQGCSFRGAMLAWSNMRNANLIDADFEGAFLSEVDFRGAVLDGAKFFDACLLPVYAEPEQFRNSIGLATSSVDIHRPDGN